A region from the Brassica napus cultivar Da-Ae chromosome C8, Da-Ae, whole genome shotgun sequence genome encodes:
- the LOC111213069 gene encoding uncharacterized protein LOC111213069 codes for MMKVAFGGVDSVSHPPRQPGRSNEQTGTSNALAFPGSKSTQKGVTECSCCWSNFTSKGLLCAKRQKMLEDMEKDFEGGQEADKLDEGGGSKSRGSLDIRFRVEKVQARV; via the exons ATG ATGAAAGTTGCTTTTGGAGGTGTGGATTCTGTGAGTCATCCACCACGTCAACCTGGCCGTAGCAATGAGCAGACAGGAACCTCAAATGCTCTTGCATTCCCAG GTTCTAAGAGTACCCAAAAGGGTGTGACAGAATGCTCTTGTTGTTGGTCCAACTTTACATCCAAAGGTCTT CTGTGTGCTAAGAGACAGAAGATGTTGGAAGACATGGAAAAAGACTTTGAAG GTGGACAAGAAGCAGATAAGCTTGATGAAGGAGGAGGTAGCAAAAGCAGGGGATCGTTAGACATTAGGTTTAGAGTGGAAAAGGTCCAAGCTCGTGTGTGA
- the LOC111209109 gene encoding uncharacterized protein LOC111209109, protein MSASIVHHENQNNPDQIDYSTCKIICVASYRDLGFTNLHTQKPFNTPGFYILGYTYTDYQNAFFYTFFRRPFTHSWFIQFQFNCLKLIPNWFYEWWYYFGPVDQIYPEPILKTSLPYYQKQTPQPSIPILSKIAFHIDMGIPWICSWHFHLTQLQPDMPMSLVKQFCVKWWDKYDQERCSITSMQKFFTDNRNIERSIVQLSRSIPTEDQRQHSRKLIQQYGQHPQQQRPTSSTGSGSFSKSKGKKAALQEIFQALQKMSDVSDSESDELNQQDEPMQDSEDPFGGPCAQDPNDIKKKVKNIV, encoded by the coding sequence ATGTCTGCTTCAATTGTACATcatgaaaaccaaaataacccAGACCAAATAGACTACTCAACCTGCAAAATTATCTGTGTTGCATCCTACCGAGACCTCGGCTTCACCAACCTCCATACTCAAAAACCCTTCAATACTCCCGGCTTTTACATACTCGGATACACCTACACAGATTACCAAAACGCCTTTTTCTACACATTCTTCCGTAGACCATTCACCCATTCATGGTTTATCCAATTTCAATTCAACTGTCTCAAACTCATACCAAACTGGTTCTACGAATGGTGGTATTATTTTGGTCCAGTTGACCAAATCTACCCAGAACCTATACTCAAAACATCCTTACCATATTACCAAAAACAAACACCTCAACCATCCATTCCAATCTTATCCAAAATAGCCTTCCACATCGACATGGGAATTCCATGGATTTGCAGTTGGCACTTCCACCTTACTCAACTCCAACCCGACATGCCAATGTCTTTAGTCAAGCAATTCTGCGTCAAATGGTGGGACAAATACGACCAAGAAAGATGCTCAATCACCAGTATGCAAAAATTCTTCACCGACAACAGAAATATAGAAAGATCAATCGTTCAGCTATCAAGATCAATTCCGACTGAAGACCAACGTCAACATTCGAGAAAATTAATCCAACAATATGGCCAACATCCTCAGCAACAACGACCAACCAGTTCTACAGGATCAGGCTCTTTTTCTAAATCAAAAGGCAAAAAAGCTGCCTTACAAGAAATATTTCAAGCACTTCAGAAAATGTCAGACGTTTCTGACTCTGAATCTGACGAATTAAACCAACAAGATGAACCTATGCAAGATTCGGAGGATCCATTCGGAGGCCCTTGTGCTCAGGATCCCaacgatataaaaaaaaaagttaaaaatattgtataa
- the LOC106402464 gene encoding WPP domain-containing protein 2-like yields the protein MAETAETINTTVSPPHSESEGSTTLPATTPDQTSDETSKAADLKKEESVAETKPGGGNSLRIWPPTQKTRDAVLKRLIETLSTESILSKRYGTLNSDEASAVAKSIEEEAYGVASNAVSDDDDGIKILEVYSKEISKRMLETVKDRSAAAANKEAVEDVKTEATKDDEAPESEKSEA from the coding sequence ATGGCAGAAACCGCCGAAACAATCAACACCACCGTCTCACCGCCGCATTCCGAATCCGAGGGCTCCACCACATTGCCCGCGACGACGCCAGATCAGACATCGGATGAAACCTCAAAAGCCGCAGATCTGAAGAAGGAAGAGTCCGTCGCAGAGACGAAGCCAGGAGGAGGCAACTCGCTCCGCATTTGGCCTCCGACTCAGAAAACTCGCGACGCCGTCTTGAAGCGCCTGATCGAGACGCTATCCACGGAATCCATCCTCTCCAAGAGATACGGCACGCTCAACTCCGACGAGGCTTCCGCCGTCGCCAAATCCATCGAGGAGGAAGCCTACGGCGTCGCGTCGAACGCTGTGTCTGACGACGACGATGGGATCAAGATCCTTGAGGTTTACTCCAAGGAAATTAGCAAGAGGATGCTTGAGACGGTGAAGGATCGATCTGCAGCCGCCGCGAACAAGGAAGCGGTTGAGGATGTGAAGACGGAAGCTACGAAAGACGATGAAGCTCCTGAGTCGGAGAAGAGTGAGGCGTAA